In the Telopea speciosissima isolate NSW1024214 ecotype Mountain lineage chromosome 2, Tspe_v1, whole genome shotgun sequence genome, one interval contains:
- the LOC122651783 gene encoding E3 ubiquitin-protein ligase WAV3-like — MESKWRKAKGALGLCVFVPRTSDDSPRSLEAAGRFSDVSSPSSVSRNSDFRPLMPTTPIPSSSGLRRSKYGSGSLKRTCAICLATMTPGHGLAIFTAECSHSFHFQCIASNVKHGSQTCPVCRAKWKEVPFQVPSSDLNEKARINPLDWPQDDAWMTVLRRLPPPRPDSHRHIASSPLQAPEPSLFNDDDLLDIQPQLAERISSSSDDLDKNSNRTMELKTYPEVSAVSRLTSLDSFNVLIHLKAPVASSGQSIGRGQADMPATSLTSRAPVDLVTVLDVSGSMAGTKLALLKRAMGFVIQNLGPSDRLSVIAFSSTARRLFPLRLMTDAGRQQALQAVNSLISNGGTNIAAGLRKAAKVMEDRREKSPVGSIILLSDGQDTYTASAPIGSQSRPDYQSLLPSSVGNAGYKIPVHAFGFGTDHDAASMHSISETSGGTFSFIEAEGVIQDAFAQCIGGLLSVVVQELLVEMECVHPALHLCSVKSGSYPSHVINDARTGYIDVGDLYADEERDFLLSVNVPAVGESSDMTSLVKVRCVYKDPVTKERLTLVGDEVRIQRPQIAGQSVVSIEVDRQQNRLQAADAMAGARAAAEHGDLTGAVSILEGCRRALAETASARAGDRLCVALDAELREMRERMASRRVYETSGRAYVLSGLSSHSWQRATTRGDSTESTSLVQAYQTPTMVDMVTKSHSMLFGRPTPEPLIRRSRSIQVRPQPR, encoded by the exons ATGGAAAGTAAATGGAGAAAAGCGAAGGGAGCTCTCGGTTTATGCGTTTTTGTTCCGAGGACTTCGGATGATTCACCACGGTCTCTTGAAGCTGCTGGTAGGTTTTCTGATGTATCTTCGCCTTCTTCGGTGTCCaggaattcagattttcgaccgTTAATGCCGACTACGCCGATACCGTCTTCGTCCGGTCTTCGGAGATCGAAATATGGCAGCGGATCCTTGAAG AGGACCTGTGCGATATGCCTAGCTACCATGACACCAGGCCATGGCCTTGCCATCTTCACTGCAGAATGTTCACATTCATTCCATTTCCAATGCATTGCTTCTAATGTGAAACATGGTAGTCAAACTTGTCCTGTTTGTAGAGCGAAATGGAAGGAGGTCCCCTTTCAAGTCCCTAGTTCAGATCTCAATGAGAAGGCAAGAATCAACCCGTTAGATTGGCCCCAGGATGACGCCTGGATGACTGTACTACGCAGACTCCCTCCACCTCGCCCAGATTCCCATCGGCATATTGCATCATCCCCCTTGCAGGCTCCTGAACCAAGTTTATTCAATGATGATGACCTTTTGGATATCCAACCTCAGTTGGCTGAGAGAATCTCTTCTTCTAGTGATGATTTGGATAAGAATTCCAATAGAACGATGGAATTGAAGACATATCCGGAAGTGTCAGCTGTTTCGAGGTTAACTTCCCTTGATAGCTTCAATGTTCTTATCCATCTCAAGGCTCCTGTTGCAAGTTCAGGTCAGAGCATAGGCAGAGGTCAAGCTGACATGCCTGCAACATCTCTAACTTCTCGTGCTCCAGTTGACCTAGTCACTGTGCTTGACGTCAGTGGCAGCATGGCAGGTACCAAGCTTGCATTGCTGAAGCGAGCCATGGGATTTGTAATACAGAACCTTGGCCCCTCTGATAGGCTATCAGTCATTGCTTTCTCATCTACAGCACGCCGCCTGTTCCCTCTACGTCTAATGACGGATGCTGGGAGACAGCAGGCACTCCAGGCTGTGAACTCCCTGATTTCAAATGGTGGAACGAATATTGCTGCGGGTCTGAGGAAAGCTGCCAAGGTAATGGAAGACCGCAGGGAGAAGAGTCCTGTTGGCAGTATCATATTGTTGTCTGATGGGCAGGATACCTATACGGCCAGTGCTCCTATAGGATCCCAATCACGCCCAGATTACCAGTCTCTCCTCCCATCCTCTGTCGGGAACGCAGGTTATAAGATTCCAGTCCATGCATTTGGATTTGGTACAGACCATGATGCTGCTTCAATGCACTCAATCTCGGAGACTTCTGGTGGGACCTTCTCTTTCATAGAGGCTGAGGGTGTGATCCAGGATGCATTTGCCCAGTGTATAGGGGGTCTCCTTAGTGTGGTGGTTCAAGAGTTGCTAGTAGAGATGGAGTGTGTACATCCAGCTCTTCATCTTTGTTCAGTAAAATCAGGAAGTTATCCAAGTCATGTGATAAATGATGCACGGACAGGCTATATTGATGTTGGAGATTTGTATGCGGATGAAGAGAGGGATTTTCTGTTGTCTGTCAATGTTCCAGCAGTTGGCGAGTCCAGTGACATGACTTCATTAGTGAAGGTGCGATGTGTTTACAAAGACCCTGTGACGAAAGAGAGACTGACTTTGGTAGGGGATGAGGTTAGAATTCAGAGGCCTCAAATTGCTGGACAAAGTGTTGTGTCCATAGAGGTGGACAGGCAGCAAAACAGACTCCAAGCTGCTGATGCAATGGCAGGGGCACGAGCTGCAGCTGAGCATGGTGACCTCACTGGTGCTGTTTCTATTCTTGAGGGCTGCCGAAGAGCATTGGCAGAAACTGCATCGGCACGAGCTGGGGACCGGCTCTGTGTAGCTCTGGATGCAGAGCTCAGGGAAATGCGGGAGAGAATGGCAAGTCGGCGAGTGTATGAAACATCTGGACGAGCATATGTTCTTTCGGGTCTGAGCTCTCATTCATGGCAACGGGCAACTACACGTGGAGACTCCACAGAAAGCACAAGCCTTGTGCAGGCCTATCAGACGCCAACCATGGTTGACATGGTCACCAAGTCTCACAGTATGTTATTCGGTAGGCCAACACCTGAGCCATTAATTCGACGATCTCGTTCAATTCAGGTACGGCCACAGCCTAGGTAA